GGTCTCGGAGATGTTGCCGCCCGAACCGAAGCTGCGGAACTCCTGCAGACCGGCGGTGACAACCTCGGCGAGGTGCGACTTCTTGTTGCGATCGGCGATCTTGATCGCCTCGTCCAGCTTGCCTTCCTTCAGCGCACCGGCAACCTTGGGCGCGAACTCACGCGACTGCGAACGCGCTGCCGAGAAGTACAGGTAGCGGTCGATGATGACGGCCAGCGACCAGATCGACATGATGAACAGGATGATGACGATGGCGCGCGGAATCCAGCTCATGCTGCCCCACATACCGAGCAGCGAGAAGCTGGCTGCCTCCTGGAAGAGGGCGAGAGAGGCGGGAACATGAGCGAGGGTGGTTGCGAGATGAGCGAGAATCACTTGGGTCTTTCCTCCGAAATCAGAATCGTTCGTTGAACTCTGTGTCTCGATGTTCCATCTGCTGCGCGGAGCATCGAGGCGTTTACGGGTCGTTGTGACACTCCCTACCTACATAACACCAGGGAGTTCAACAAAATCGCGGTCCAGCCCAGGACAGTAGGACTTGGGCTGGACCTAAGAGGTTAGTCGCCGCCGCCGAAGTTGAAGTTTACCTGAACCGTGGTATCGACCTCGGTGGGCTCTCCATTCAGAAGATACGGCTTGTACCGCCACTGCTTGACGGCATCGATCGCCGCCGCCTGCAACATCTGGGGTCCGCTGATGACGGTCAGATTCTCGATGGTTCCCTGCTTGGAGATGATAGCGTGCAGGGTGACCGTGCCGGAGACGTGAGCAGCCTTGGCGATCGGAGGATAGACCGGGGTTGTCTTCTGGATGATGGAACCCTGCATGACACCGCCCGAGATGCGGGCCGGTCCCTTGGGCTTCTCAGGAGCGGCGCGGACCACCGGGGTCGGGGCCGTGCCGAGCAGGCCGCCCATGCCACCCGGGACGCCATTGCCCGAACCGGCACCCATGCCGGACATACCGGCAACACCGGCAACCTGCGGCGGAGGCGCAGCTTCTTCCTTCACCATCTCAATCTTCTTGGGGATCTTGGTGGGCGCGTGCAGACCGGCGTCAATCTCCGACACCATCTTAATCGGCTTGACCACCTGGGCCGGCGGTGGCGGCGGCGGTGGGGGTGGAGGCGGTGGCGGCGCGGTAAGCATCGCCGTCATGGCCGTCTTCGGCAGCGCCTCGGGATAGAGGAGCGGAATCAGAATCAAGACCGCCACAATTGCGGCGTTGAGTGCGAACGTACCGATCATCCAGTACTTCGACTTGGTCTTGAGCTTATCGCCGGAGTCGATCAGAGAATCTTCAAACATGGCAGCCTCGAGAGGTAGAGCAGAGAGTCTGTTGACGCGCGGAGCGCTTCTGATGGTTAGACACCGAGGACTCAGGATATGTTCCCGGGTTCCCTATGGGGACTGTGGAAGCCTGTGGAAAACCTAAGCTTCGGCAAATCTTGGCTGAGCTTTGAAGAGAGCGTAACACGGAAAGTCTCGTATCGGGAAGAGCCTGCACGAGATAAGTAGTGAGCCCGTTGAGTGCCTTGTTCCGAATCGCCACCGATTCGGGAGTTATACGCGACCACAAACGCGTTTCTCATTACCAATTCCGCGTGGTTCATTCTCGATCATTTATTGTTAGCGGTATGAGGAGCTGCAACCGACGTGGAGTATGGGCCTGGCTACTCTGCGCCCTGCTGTTTTGGCTTACAGCAAATCCGCCGCACTGCGACCTTTGTGATGGAATTTCCATCACAGCCGCCTCGTTGCACCAGCCCTCCCTCAAGCATTACTCTCCGGCTGTACCTGATAGGTGTAACGGCATCTGCACCTGTTGCGGCTTCTACGGACTGCCCAATGCCGGACTGGCTCTTGTTCCCGTGAATCCCGCATTCGCCGATCTTGTGCTGGAATCACCTCGTCCCGCGTTCGCGCCTCATTCCACAATATTCCGACCACCCCGTGTGACAGCCTCCTAGCTCACCTTCTTCCGCGTCTCTGGCGCGGATCGAATCAGTTTTGAACTTGGAGACTTACCATGCGTATACAGACGTGCACGCTCATAGGAGCGTATGCCCTTATATTG
This is a stretch of genomic DNA from Granulicella sp. WH15. It encodes these proteins:
- a CDS encoding MotA/TolQ/ExbB proton channel family protein; the encoded protein is MILAHLATTLAHVPASLALFQEAASFSLLGMWGSMSWIPRAIVIILFIMSIWSLAVIIDRYLYFSAARSQSREFAPKVAGALKEGKLDEAIKIADRNKKSHLAEVVTAGLQEFRSFGSGGNISETQIESSQRALERSEAIVHSKLKRGLGSLATIGSTAPFIGLLGTVIGILNAFQSIAASKSSGIGQVAGGISEALVTTAFGLIVAIPAVMTFNFFTNKVEAFDVEMDNSSSELVDYFIKQSHR
- a CDS encoding energy transducer TonB, whose protein sequence is MFEDSLIDSGDKLKTKSKYWMIGTFALNAAIVAVLILIPLLYPEALPKTAMTAMLTAPPPPPPPPPPPPPAQVVKPIKMVSEIDAGLHAPTKIPKKIEMVKEEAAPPPQVAGVAGMSGMGAGSGNGVPGGMGGLLGTAPTPVVRAAPEKPKGPARISGGVMQGSIIQKTTPVYPPIAKAAHVSGTVTLHAIISKQGTIENLTVISGPQMLQAAAIDAVKQWRYKPYLLNGEPTEVDTTVQVNFNFGGGD